CATCACGCACAGGGGCTGACCTCAGGTGTGCACGCGTTCGCCGACGCCATCAGGGCAAACGGCCATATCGTGCACACGCCTGATCTCTTCGAGGGGCGCACGTTCCCAAGCATCGAAGAGGGGCTTGCCTATATTGGTGAGATCGGATTCGACGCCATGAGGGAGCGCGGCGTCCGCATCGCCGATGAACTGCCTCCCGGACTTGTCTATGCCGGGTTCTCTTTTGGCGTGCTGCCGGCACAGAAGCTGGCGCAGACGCGGCCCGGAGCGCGCGGGGCTCTGCTCTTCTATTCCTGCCTGCCGATCAGTGGCGAATGGGCCTTTGGACCCTGGCCAGACGGCGTGCCGGTCCAGATCCACGGTATGGACAACGATCCGGTCTTTGTCGGCGAGGGGGACATCGAC
The window above is part of the Rhizobium sp. WYJ-E13 genome. Proteins encoded here:
- a CDS encoding dienelactone hydrolase family protein, with the translated sequence MAEVLLFHHAQGLTSGVHAFADAIRANGHIVHTPDLFEGRTFPSIEEGLAYIGEIGFDAMRERGVRIADELPPGLVYAGFSFGVLPAQKLAQTRPGARGALLFYSCLPISGEWAFGPWPDGVPVQIHGMDNDPVFVGEGDIDAAREIAETVEDAELFLYPGDHHYFADSSLPSYDADATALLTTRVLIFLDRTTTSLAGKKHSKDNL